The Plodia interpunctella isolate USDA-ARS_2022_Savannah chromosome 11, ilPloInte3.2, whole genome shotgun sequence genome includes a window with the following:
- the LOC128673555 gene encoding protein yellow-like isoform X2: protein MHSFGSPSVADLAIFFTMLGLAQAQSVPADMETPPFNTLYKWKQLDFEYSSPTQRRRALLDGSFIPENNLPLGLEVWGSRVFITNPRWKKGVPATLATVSRSGGVTSPPLKPYPNWAMNVLPRNGHSCDGLISVFRISVDPCGKLWVLDSGQVDSVDTPKQRCPPSILVFDLARDELLARYFIPKEFVLQGSLYTNIIIDTRTPTCSDVHVYMADTWRFGLLVFRLSDHRFWRFTHPFFYPDPLASNYTLKGLNFQWTDGIMGLALSPVNQFRDRILFFHPMSSFREFYVSTSILRDPSRVNRSASEFSLVGATRGPSSQASTSAIDDRGVMFYGLVLQDSVGCWDTNKIFHRDNNIVVAKNSETLIYPNDVKIDHEQNVWVISNRLPMFQNAPLHPDSYNYRILYAGAVEAVRGTICDPDINTIKK, encoded by the exons AATGCTGGGTCTGGCGCAGGCGCAGTCGGTGCCAGCTGATATGGAAACCCCTCCGTTCAACACTCTGTACAAATGGAAGCAGTTAGACTTTGAATACTCATCGCCAACGCAGCGGCGGCGAGCACTTCTAGATGG atCATTTATACCAGAGAACAACCTCCCGCTAGGGCTGGAAGTATGGGGGTCCCGCGTGTTCATCACCAATCCCAGGTGGAAGAAAGGAGTCCCGGCCACGCTCGCGACAGTGTCACGCTCTGGTGGCGTCACGTCCCCGCCTTTGAAGCCCTACCCTAACTGGGCTATGAACGTCTTGCCTA GAAATGGGCATAGCTGCGACGGATTAATTTCAGTGTTCAGAATAAGCGTTGACCCCTGCGGCAAGCTATGGGTACTCGATTCAGGGCAAGTTGATTCCGTAGATACTCCTAAACAAAGATGTCCACCAAGTATATTAGTCTTCGATCTTGCGAGAGATGAGCTTCTAGCCCGCTACTTCATACCCAAAGAATTTGTGTTACAAGGCTCCTTATACACTAATATAATCATCGATACTAGAACGCCTACCTGCTCCGATGTCCACGTATACATGGCAGACACATGGCGGTTTGGACTACTTGTATTTAGGTTAAGTGACCACCGCTTCTGGCGATTTACCCATCCCTTCTTCTACCCCGATCCATTGGCATCTAATTATACTCTTAAGGGGCTCAATTTTCAATGGACCGATGGAATTATGGGATTAGCTTTATCTCCAGTCAACCAATTCAGagatagaattttatttttccatccGATGTCAAGTTTTAGAGAATTTTATGTGTCTACATCAATTTTACGGGACCCTTCTCGCGTTAACAGAAGTGCTTCAGAGTTTTCTCTAGTTGGTGCGACAAGAGGTCCGTCGAGCCAAGCTTCCACTTCGGCGATTGACGACAGGGGAGTAATGTTTTACGGGCTCGTCCTTCAGGACAGCGTCGGTTGTTGggacacaaataaaatattccatagagataataatatagtagtaGCAAAGAACAGCGAAACCTTGATCTATCCGAATGATGTGAAGATAGATCACGAGCAGAACGTGTGGGTCATCTCGAACAGGTTGCCGATGTTCCAAAACGCGCCGCTCCACCCGGACAGCTACAACTACCGGATCCTGTACGCGGGTGCGGTCGAGGCGGTCAGGGGGACAATATGCGATCCAGATATaaacactataaaaaaataa
- the LOC128673556 gene encoding protein yellow-like encodes MVEMTMLKCSLVVLTVAICHHQVFAKNKALGTLYRWKQIDFAYPTDDERQEAINFEEFIQPNVITLGIERWKERIFLSTPRWKKGVPATLSSLPLHSNDESPLLEPYPSWDWHNAENCTGFTSVFRMAVDHCGVMWVLDSGQVEAFETPRQLCPPTLFAINLETDSVVGKYPIPNEFVLQNSLITNIIVDSRDALCRDLHVYIADAWRFGLIVFREEDESFWRFSHYTFYPEPLLSNYTLHGLNYQWSDGLFGMSLGKFQSGDRPLYYHSMSSSLEFVVSTAVLRDSARVSDAVGEFRLLGESRGAEGQVSAAAVDRNGVMFYNLISQDSIGCWDTRKPYQNNNLDIVARNNKTLVFPNDLRADHEVPQKLWIVTNRLPMYQFNLINPEEYNYRVIYLDPIKAVQDTICQPSIPE; translated from the exons ATGGTAGAG atgACGATGTTGAAATGCTCATTGGTCGTACTAACAGTAGCGATATGTCACCACCAAGTATTTGCCAAGAATAAAGCACTAGGCACTCTGTACCGATGGAAACAAATAGACTTTGCATACCCTACTGATGACGAGCGCCAAGAAGCGATAAACTTTGA GGAGTTTATACAGCCCAACGTGATAACACTGGGTATAGAAAGATGGAAAGAAAGAATATTCCTCAGCACCCCTCGCTGGAAGAAGGGGGTTCCGGCCACGTTGTCGTCGCTGCCTTTGCACAGCAACGATGAGTCTCCCCTACTAGAACCTTATCCCTCATGGGATTGGCATAATGCGG AAAATTGTACGGGCTTCACTTCCGTGTTCCGAATGGCTGTCGATCATTGCGGTGTTATGTGGGTGCTTGATTCTGGCCAAGTAGAAGCCTTCGAGACTCCGAGACAACTGTGCCCGCCCACACTGTTCGCCATCAACTTGGAAACAGACAGTGTCGTTGGAAAATATCCAATTCCCAATGAATTTGTACTACAGAACTCTTTAATTACGAATATCATAGTTGACTCGAGAGATGCGCTTTGCAGAGACCTCCACGTCTACATCGCCGATGCCTGGCGGTTTGGGCTTATTGTGTTTAGAGAAGAAGATGAATCATTCTGGCGATTCAGCCATTACACATTTTACCCAGAGCCTTTGCTATCAAATTATACTCTACACGGCTTGAATTATCAATGGTCAGATGGTCTTTTTGGAATGTCCCTCGGAAAGTTTCAATCTGGGGATAGACCTTTATACTACCATTCAATGTCGAGCTCGCTCGAGTTTGTTGTAAGCACTGCGGTGTTAAGAGATTCGGCGCGAGTGAGCGATGCAGTGGGGGAATTCCGGCTGCTCGGCGAGAGCCGCGGCGCCGAGGGGCAGGTCTCGGCCGCAGCCGTCGACCGCAACGGTGTTATGTTCTACAACCTCATTTCACAGGACAGTATCGGATGTTGGGATACACGCAAACCATACCAAAACAACAACTTGGATATTGTAGCgagaaataacaaaacactAGTGTTTCCAAATGACTTGCGGGCAGACCATGAGGTTCCTCAAAAACTATGGATCGTAACGAATCGTTTACCCatgtatcaatttaatttgataaatccTGAAGAATACAATTATAGGGTCATATATTTAGATCCTATAAAAGCTGTACAAGATACTATTTGTCAACCCTCTATTCCTGAGTAA
- the LOC128673554 gene encoding uncharacterized protein LOC128673554 isoform X2 translates to MTMPPELSLPLQRVLRTVISGVMLVQCFTVYVYLASYIVLLYPVFLEERPTLVLPWLLLAAIRKLLCELTSLALGLGTCVLLGAARPPCIRFVILKAISIMPAFYMWMLVYSYYDLLKANSVYKNYALSQLEDNDYGLELAIRRRRTKSLLREDQLRKLVSPFNHESSSKESIRPKLHIQPDENTEDASIPSIENVKGDYDPTIHHLSTVSHRNISDIGCYEDWFGSEVRVPRDTDRILEQFGVMMLRIGAYLNKFSVDALNTLPESQSFIMPFKREDMECTTIPSDVRDTPTEVGNSKVNTSSYLQEYPQIFNKKHSEIRLRLRSDDKIQRTAPLLDQEEKDDIILKCSSSAITDDSTSLKSRTLTVKLKSNSRGSIYSQKKIKHEKSKNIQENSKSSGPIIENSNNLQLTLSRDRLLSNSQSSEEDKKKSHADQSSQTSVDAAGNKATSTKSLRSKNKNDKKS, encoded by the exons ATGACGATGCCGCCGGAGCTGTCGCTGCCGCTACAGCGGGTGCTGCGCACCGTCATCTCAGGCGTCATGCTCGTCCAGTGCTTCACGGTCTACGTCTACCTCGCGTCCTACATCGTTCTGCTTTACCCTGTCTTCTTG GAAGAACGTCCCACGTTAGTGCTGCCATGGCTCCTATTAGCTGCTATAAGAAAACTTTTATGTGAATTGACGAGCTTGGCACTTGGTCTCGGAACATGCGTGTTGCTGGGAGCCGCCAGACCACCATGCATAAGATTCGTCATTTTAAAAGCCATATCGATAATGCCAGCCTTTTATATGTGGATGCTTGTGTATAG CTATTATGATTTGCTAAAGGCTAATTcagtatataaaaactatgcACTGTCGCAATTAGAAGATAATGATTATGGACTTGAGCTTGCTATTCGTAGGCGGCGAACGAAATCTTTACTGAGAGAAGATCAATTACGAAAGTTAGTTAGTCCTTT TAACCATGAATCTTCAAGTAAAGAATCAATTCGCCCAAAACTTCATATCCAACCAGATGAGAATACTGAAGATGCATCTATTCCAAGTATAGAAAACGTCAAAGGTGATTATGACCCCACAATACATCACCTATCTACAGTTTCTCATCGTAACATATCTGACATAGGCTGTTATGAAGACTGGTTCGGAAGTGAAGTCAGGGTTCCTCGTGATACCGATCGAATTCTTGAACAGTTTGGAGTAATGATGCTAAGAATAGGCGCGTACTTGAATAAATTCTCTGTTGATGCCCTTAATACACTCCCGGAGTCGCAATCTTTTATTATGCCTTTTAAGCGAGAGGATATGGAATGCACTACAATACCTTCTGATGTACGCGACACTCCAACTGAGGTTGGGAATAGCAAAGTTAATACTTCATCCTACCTTCAGGAATATCcacaaattttcaataaaaaacattcaGAGATACGACTACGCCTTCGATCTGACGATAAAATTCAAAGAACCGCCCCCCTTTTAGATCAAGAAGAAAAGGATGATATAATTCTGAAATGTAGCTCTTCAGCCATAACTGATGATAGTACTTCACTTAAAAGTAGAACATTGACTGTCAAACTTAAATCTAATAGCAGAGGGTCTATATAttcacaaaagaaaataaaacatgaaaaatcaaaaaatattcaagaaaaTAGTAAAAGTAGTGGCccaattattgaaaattctaataatttgCAATTAACTTTAAGTAGGGATCGTCTGCTTTCAAATAGTCAATCTTCGgaagaagataaaaaaaaatctcatgcAGACCAATCATCTCAAACATCTGTAGATGCTGCAGGAAATAAAGCAACTTCAACTAAGTCACTCcgaagtaaaaataaaaacgacaaGAAATCTTAG
- the LOC128673554 gene encoding uncharacterized protein LOC128673554 isoform X1, with product MFVNILSYLGMSVQSEVCLWTLLGLVRTIFDATLFKVNANLKQVWQMTMPPELSLPLQRVLRTVISGVMLVQCFTVYVYLASYIVLLYPVFLEERPTLVLPWLLLAAIRKLLCELTSLALGLGTCVLLGAARPPCIRFVILKAISIMPAFYMWMLVYSYYDLLKANSVYKNYALSQLEDNDYGLELAIRRRRTKSLLREDQLRKLVSPFNHESSSKESIRPKLHIQPDENTEDASIPSIENVKGDYDPTIHHLSTVSHRNISDIGCYEDWFGSEVRVPRDTDRILEQFGVMMLRIGAYLNKFSVDALNTLPESQSFIMPFKREDMECTTIPSDVRDTPTEVGNSKVNTSSYLQEYPQIFNKKHSEIRLRLRSDDKIQRTAPLLDQEEKDDIILKCSSSAITDDSTSLKSRTLTVKLKSNSRGSIYSQKKIKHEKSKNIQENSKSSGPIIENSNNLQLTLSRDRLLSNSQSSEEDKKKSHADQSSQTSVDAAGNKATSTKSLRSKNKNDKKS from the exons atgtttgtgaaTATATTATCGTATTTGGGCATGAGCGTTCAGTCGGAGGTGTGTCTGTGGACGCTCTTGGGGCTGGTACGCACGATCTTCGACGCAACGCTCTTTAAAGTCAACGCTAATCTAAAACAG GTGTGGCAGATGACGATGCCGCCGGAGCTGTCGCTGCCGCTACAGCGGGTGCTGCGCACCGTCATCTCAGGCGTCATGCTCGTCCAGTGCTTCACGGTCTACGTCTACCTCGCGTCCTACATCGTTCTGCTTTACCCTGTCTTCTTG GAAGAACGTCCCACGTTAGTGCTGCCATGGCTCCTATTAGCTGCTATAAGAAAACTTTTATGTGAATTGACGAGCTTGGCACTTGGTCTCGGAACATGCGTGTTGCTGGGAGCCGCCAGACCACCATGCATAAGATTCGTCATTTTAAAAGCCATATCGATAATGCCAGCCTTTTATATGTGGATGCTTGTGTATAG CTATTATGATTTGCTAAAGGCTAATTcagtatataaaaactatgcACTGTCGCAATTAGAAGATAATGATTATGGACTTGAGCTTGCTATTCGTAGGCGGCGAACGAAATCTTTACTGAGAGAAGATCAATTACGAAAGTTAGTTAGTCCTTT TAACCATGAATCTTCAAGTAAAGAATCAATTCGCCCAAAACTTCATATCCAACCAGATGAGAATACTGAAGATGCATCTATTCCAAGTATAGAAAACGTCAAAGGTGATTATGACCCCACAATACATCACCTATCTACAGTTTCTCATCGTAACATATCTGACATAGGCTGTTATGAAGACTGGTTCGGAAGTGAAGTCAGGGTTCCTCGTGATACCGATCGAATTCTTGAACAGTTTGGAGTAATGATGCTAAGAATAGGCGCGTACTTGAATAAATTCTCTGTTGATGCCCTTAATACACTCCCGGAGTCGCAATCTTTTATTATGCCTTTTAAGCGAGAGGATATGGAATGCACTACAATACCTTCTGATGTACGCGACACTCCAACTGAGGTTGGGAATAGCAAAGTTAATACTTCATCCTACCTTCAGGAATATCcacaaattttcaataaaaaacattcaGAGATACGACTACGCCTTCGATCTGACGATAAAATTCAAAGAACCGCCCCCCTTTTAGATCAAGAAGAAAAGGATGATATAATTCTGAAATGTAGCTCTTCAGCCATAACTGATGATAGTACTTCACTTAAAAGTAGAACATTGACTGTCAAACTTAAATCTAATAGCAGAGGGTCTATATAttcacaaaagaaaataaaacatgaaaaatcaaaaaatattcaagaaaaTAGTAAAAGTAGTGGCccaattattgaaaattctaataatttgCAATTAACTTTAAGTAGGGATCGTCTGCTTTCAAATAGTCAATCTTCGgaagaagataaaaaaaaatctcatgcAGACCAATCATCTCAAACATCTGTAGATGCTGCAGGAAATAAAGCAACTTCAACTAAGTCACTCcgaagtaaaaataaaaacgacaaGAAATCTTAG
- the LOC128673557 gene encoding uncharacterized protein LOC128673557, with translation MKRLKTFCCCATTRTGCIITAVVGIILSIATIIAVWLFEKHFVKFTTYIFDEDFDKKLADLDIPRIIITINLCFTILICSVLIVAVCKRRSWLMLPFVVLGVVLAIGLLISILHTSITYYLMDYKDEDERYNQILLATAILIGGIIYLCVYLYAWAVVFSHYLNIRDEETRGRYRKAPYRR, from the exons ATGAAGAGGCTGAAGACATTTTGTTGCTGTGCGACCACTCGCACGGGCTGCATCATCACGGCAGTGGTGGGCATCATCCTCTCCATCGCCACCATAATTGCTGTGTGGCTCTTCGAAAAACATTTCGTCAAATTCACGACGTACATTTTCGATGAAGATTTCGATAAAAAGCTTGCTGATTTAGACA TTCCGAGAATCATCATTACAATCAACTTGTGCTTCACGATCTTAATTTGTTCTGTACTTATTGTAGCAGTCTGTAAG CGGCGATCATGGTTGATGCTACCATTCGTTGTCCTGGGCGTGGTGCTCGCCATCGGGCTGTTGATCAGCATCCTGCACACCTCCATCACATACTACCTCATGGACTACAAGGACGAGGACGAGCGGTACAACCAGATACTGCTGGCGACGGCTATACTGATAGGCGGCATTATTTACTTGT GTGTATATCTATACGCTTGGGCGGTTGTGTTCAGTCATTATTTGAACATCCGTGATGAAGAAACCAGAGGCAGATATCGCAAAGCACCATACCGGCGATAG
- the LOC128673456 gene encoding L-xylulose reductase-like has product MEISFKGKRILVTGAGQGIGRGIAVELWRAGANIVALSRTRSHLEALQSEYPSIDIVDVDIADWNKTREVVESLGHFDALVNNAAVAICEPFLECSAESYDKTFNVNVKAVLNISQIVAKKMVENKTRGAIVNISSQASKAALTDHAIYSASKAALDALTRAMALELGPHGIRVNAVNPTVIMTEMAKVGWSEPAKANEMKAKIPLNRFGEVSEVVNAVVFLLSEKASMINGVELPIDGGFLAT; this is encoded by the exons atggaaatctcatttaaaggaaaaaggatcTTGGTAACCGGTGCCGGGCAAG GTATTGGTCGTGGCATTGCTGTTGAATTATGGCGAGCCGGTGCAAATATTGTTGCTCTTTCACGAACTCGATCCCACTTGGAGGCCCTACAAAGCGAGTATCCATCCATCGACATAGTAGATGTAGATATTGCAGATTGGAATAAGACTAGGGAGGTAGTAGAATCTCTTGGCCACTTTGATGCCTTGGTCAACAATGCTGCAGTTGCCATATGCGAACCTTTTTTAGAATGTTCTGCTGAATCTTATGAcaa gACTTTCAATGTAAATGTTAAAGCAGTTCTGAATATTAGTCAAATAGttgcaaaaaaaatggttgagAATAAAACTCGCGGAGCTATTGTCAACATATCTTCCCAAGCTTCAAAG GCTGCTCTTACAGATCATGCTATTTATTCTGCATCTAAGGCAGCTCTTGATGCCTTAACCCGTGCCATGGCATTGGAGCTTGGGCCTCATGGAATAAGAGTAAATGCTGTTAATCCTACAGTAATCATGACAGAAATGGCAAAAGTTGGTTGGTCTGAGCCAGCCAAGGCAAATGAAATGAAGGCAAAAATTCCTTTAAACAG ATTCGGTGAGGTGTCAGAAGTTGTAAATGCTGTAGTATTTCTGCTAAGCGAGAAAGCCAGTATGATCAACGGCGTCGAGCTGCCCATTGATGGAGGTTTTCTAGCTACATAA
- the LOC128673457 gene encoding D-erythrulose reductase-like, with amino-acid sequence MNQIFKGKRILVTGGCRGIGYGIAVELWRQGASVVALSSIKENLLKLKSQYPTIEVVCVDLLDWDRTREAVESLGVFDGLVNNAGVALNQPFLECTKEYFDETIAVNVRAVVNVSQIVAKKMIQNGIKGSIVNISSQASKAALKDHVSYCGSKAAVDGITRVMALELGPYGIRSNTVNPTVIMTEMGRKVWSEPSKSHGMLSKIPLGRFGEVHEVVNAVLFLLSDQASMISGVHLPIDGGFLAL; translated from the exons ATgaatcaaatttttaaagGAAAACGAATACTAGTCACTGGCGGGTGTAGAG GTATCGGCTATGGCATCGCAGTAGAACTATGGAGACAAGGAGCTTCAGTCGTGGCGCTTTCCAGTATAAAGGAAAACCTGCTAAAACTGAAGAGCCAATACCCGACAATAGAGGTTGTTTGTGTGGACTTACTGGACTGGGATAGGACCAGGGAGGCGGTGGAATCCTTGGGAGTGTTCGATGGACTAGTAAATAATGCTGGCGTCGCGTTGAACCAACCATTCCTGGAATGCActaaagaatattttgatGA gACAATTGCCGTCAATGTAAGAGCAGTTGTAAATGTGAGCCAAATAGTTGCCAAGAAAATGATTCAAAATGGAATAAAAGGTTCGATAGTGAACATATCGTCGCAAGCATCAAAG gCAGCACTTAAAGACCACGTATCCTACTGTGGATCCAAGGCGGCCGTAGATGGTATAACCCGTGTGATGGCATTGGAGTTGGGACCCTATGGAATACGATCAAACACTGTTAACCCTACAGTCATCATGACTGAAATGGGACGTAAAGTATGGTCAGAGCCCTCGAAGTCACATGGCATGCTCTCCAAAATACCCTTGGGAAG gttTGGCGAAGTGCATGAAGTAGTGAATGCAGTTTTATTTCTCTTGAGCGATCAAGCAAGCATGATTTCTGGAGTCCACTTGCCTATTGACGGAGGTTTTTtggcattataa
- the dco gene encoding casein kinase I isoform X1: MELRVGNKYRLGRKIGSGSFGDIYLGTNIVTKEEVAIKLECIKTRHPQLHIESKFYKLMQGGVGIPAIKWCGSEGDYNVMVMELLGPSLEDLFNFCSRRFSLKTVLILADQLITRIQDIHYRSFIHRDIKPDNFLMGLGKKGNLVYIIDFGLAKKYKDPRTLQHIPYRENKNLTGTARYASINTHLGIEQSRRDDLESLGYVLMYFNRGSLPWQGLKAATKRQKYERISEKKLSTPFDELCKNHPIEFQLYLKYCRRLRFEERPDYSHLRQLFRTLFHRQGFTYDYMFDWNMLKFGGPRGNYQAGGNDRTIRRHEQNQEQEAAAAVAGGAGGAGGAATQAGGAVAAVAEWR, translated from the exons ATGGAGCTTCGTGTTGGTAATAAATACCGGCTGGGTCGCAAAATTGGCTCAGGATCCTTTGGAGATATTTATCTTG GAACTAATATAGTGACCAAAGAGGAGGTAGCTATCAAACTAGAATGTATAAAAACAAGGCACCCACAGCTACATATAGaaagcaaattttataaacttatgCAAGGAGGAG TTGGTATTCCGGCAATAAAATGGTGTGGTTCAGAAGGAGACTACAATGTAATGGTAATGGAGCTTCTTGGTCCATCACTTGAAGACCTATTTAATTTCTGCTCACGTCGATTCTCACTCAAGACTGTGCTCATCCTCGCTGACCAACTCATTACCCGTATTCAAGATATACACTACAGGAGTTTCATTCATAG aGATATCAAACCCGATAATTTTCTTATGGGCTTAGGTAAAAAAGggaatttagtttatattatagattttggCTTAGCAAAGAAGTACAAAGATCCACGCACATTGCAGCATATTCCATACAGAGAAAACAAAAACTTGACAG GCACAGCCAGATATGCATCAATAAACACCCACTTGGGCATAGAGCAGTCACGTCGTGACGACTTGGAGTCTCTTGGATATGTGTTGATGTATTTTAATCGTGGCAGTCTACCATGGCAGGGGCTCAAAGCTGCTACAAAGCGCCAAAAGTATGAAAGAATATCTGAAAAGAAACTGTCCACACCTTTTGATGAACTATGTAAA AACCACCCAATCGAGTTCCAGTTGTACCTGAAGTACTGCCGACGACTCCGCTTCGAAGAGAGGCCCGACTACAGCCACCTCCGGCAGCTGTTCCGTACACTATTCCATCGACAAGGATTTACATATGATTACATGTTTGACTGGAATATGCTTAAATTCG GAGGACCACGAGGAAACTACCAGGCGGGTGGTAACGACCGTACGATTAGACGTCACGAACAGAACCAAGAACAGGAAGCTG CAGCAGCGGTCGCTGGGGGCGCCGGGGGCGCGGGGGGCGCGGCGACGCAAGCGGGCGGCGCGGTGGCGGCCGTGGCGGAGTGGCGGTGA
- the dco gene encoding casein kinase I isoform X2, whose product MELRVGNKYRLGRKIGSGSFGDIYLGTNIVTKEEVAIKLECIKTRHPQLHIESKFYKLMQGGVGIPAIKWCGSEGDYNVMVMELLGPSLEDLFNFCSRRFSLKTVLILADQLITRIQDIHYRSFIHRDIKPDNFLMGLGKKGNLVYIIDFGLAKKYKDPRTLQHIPYRENKNLTGTARYASINTHLGIEQSRRDDLESLGYVLMYFNRGSLPWQGLKAATKRQKYERISEKKLSTPFDELCKNHPIEFQLYLKYCRRLRFEERPDYSHLRQLFRTLFHRQGFTYDYMFDWNMLKFGGPRGNYQAGGNDRTIRRHEQNQEQEAAAVAGGAGGAGGAATQAGGAVAAVAEWR is encoded by the exons ATGGAGCTTCGTGTTGGTAATAAATACCGGCTGGGTCGCAAAATTGGCTCAGGATCCTTTGGAGATATTTATCTTG GAACTAATATAGTGACCAAAGAGGAGGTAGCTATCAAACTAGAATGTATAAAAACAAGGCACCCACAGCTACATATAGaaagcaaattttataaacttatgCAAGGAGGAG TTGGTATTCCGGCAATAAAATGGTGTGGTTCAGAAGGAGACTACAATGTAATGGTAATGGAGCTTCTTGGTCCATCACTTGAAGACCTATTTAATTTCTGCTCACGTCGATTCTCACTCAAGACTGTGCTCATCCTCGCTGACCAACTCATTACCCGTATTCAAGATATACACTACAGGAGTTTCATTCATAG aGATATCAAACCCGATAATTTTCTTATGGGCTTAGGTAAAAAAGggaatttagtttatattatagattttggCTTAGCAAAGAAGTACAAAGATCCACGCACATTGCAGCATATTCCATACAGAGAAAACAAAAACTTGACAG GCACAGCCAGATATGCATCAATAAACACCCACTTGGGCATAGAGCAGTCACGTCGTGACGACTTGGAGTCTCTTGGATATGTGTTGATGTATTTTAATCGTGGCAGTCTACCATGGCAGGGGCTCAAAGCTGCTACAAAGCGCCAAAAGTATGAAAGAATATCTGAAAAGAAACTGTCCACACCTTTTGATGAACTATGTAAA AACCACCCAATCGAGTTCCAGTTGTACCTGAAGTACTGCCGACGACTCCGCTTCGAAGAGAGGCCCGACTACAGCCACCTCCGGCAGCTGTTCCGTACACTATTCCATCGACAAGGATTTACATATGATTACATGTTTGACTGGAATATGCTTAAATTCG GAGGACCACGAGGAAACTACCAGGCGGGTGGTAACGACCGTACGATTAGACGTCACGAACAGAACCAAGAACAGGAAGCTG CAGCGGTCGCTGGGGGCGCCGGGGGCGCGGGGGGCGCGGCGACGCAAGCGGGCGGCGCGGTGGCGGCCGTGGCGGAGTGGCGGTGA
- the dco gene encoding casein kinase I isoform X3, translating into MELRVGNKYRLGRKIGSGSFGDIYLGTNIVTKEEVAIKLECIKTRHPQLHIESKFYKLMQGGVGIPAIKWCGSEGDYNVMVMELLGPSLEDLFNFCSRRFSLKTVLILADQLITRIQDIHYRSFIHRDIKPDNFLMGLGKKGNLVYIIDFGLAKKYKDPRTLQHIPYRENKNLTGTARYASINTHLGIEQSRRDDLESLGYVLMYFNRGSLPWQGLKAATKRQKYERISEKKLSTPFDELCKNHPIEFQLYLKYCRRLRFEERPDYSHLRQLFRTLFHRQGFTYDYMFDWNMLKFGGPRGNYQAGGNDRTIRRHEQNQEQEADG; encoded by the exons ATGGAGCTTCGTGTTGGTAATAAATACCGGCTGGGTCGCAAAATTGGCTCAGGATCCTTTGGAGATATTTATCTTG GAACTAATATAGTGACCAAAGAGGAGGTAGCTATCAAACTAGAATGTATAAAAACAAGGCACCCACAGCTACATATAGaaagcaaattttataaacttatgCAAGGAGGAG TTGGTATTCCGGCAATAAAATGGTGTGGTTCAGAAGGAGACTACAATGTAATGGTAATGGAGCTTCTTGGTCCATCACTTGAAGACCTATTTAATTTCTGCTCACGTCGATTCTCACTCAAGACTGTGCTCATCCTCGCTGACCAACTCATTACCCGTATTCAAGATATACACTACAGGAGTTTCATTCATAG aGATATCAAACCCGATAATTTTCTTATGGGCTTAGGTAAAAAAGggaatttagtttatattatagattttggCTTAGCAAAGAAGTACAAAGATCCACGCACATTGCAGCATATTCCATACAGAGAAAACAAAAACTTGACAG GCACAGCCAGATATGCATCAATAAACACCCACTTGGGCATAGAGCAGTCACGTCGTGACGACTTGGAGTCTCTTGGATATGTGTTGATGTATTTTAATCGTGGCAGTCTACCATGGCAGGGGCTCAAAGCTGCTACAAAGCGCCAAAAGTATGAAAGAATATCTGAAAAGAAACTGTCCACACCTTTTGATGAACTATGTAAA AACCACCCAATCGAGTTCCAGTTGTACCTGAAGTACTGCCGACGACTCCGCTTCGAAGAGAGGCCCGACTACAGCCACCTCCGGCAGCTGTTCCGTACACTATTCCATCGACAAGGATTTACATATGATTACATGTTTGACTGGAATATGCTTAAATTCG GAGGACCACGAGGAAACTACCAGGCGGGTGGTAACGACCGTACGATTAGACGTCACGAACAGAACCAAGAACAGGAAGCTG ACGGGTGA